One genomic window of Kaistia geumhonensis includes the following:
- a CDS encoding FGGY-family carbohydrate kinase gives MTTRPAAVAVLDIGKSNTKLAVIDRASRAVIAMRSMRSAVLPAPPYPHFDVEAIWAWFLAGLAEAAPRARIEVIAVTTHGAAITLIDEGGLVLPVLDYEHPGPDELADDYRRARGAFGEILSPDLPGGLNAGRQLFWLARRFPHDFARASAILPYPQYWVWRLTGTRVAEPTAFGAHTDLWNAGAGDYSALAHREGWASLFPPRIAPWGIAGAILPELAAAAGLPEDCRVVAGIHDSNASLLPHILNRPLPFAVISTGTWMITFAAGGSLDRLDPARGGLAYVDAFGRPVSSTMSMTGREFEILTEGAAVEPTDADIATVIERRIMALPGFVPGSGPFGSRKGSWSHDAAKLTPGERTAAATLYAALVAEVSLTLAGAEGPVLIEGPLARNRLFLSALAALVPRPVIGRPDATGTTEGAALLADGPDGALALADPPPAPSLGAGFADYAADWRSATGA, from the coding sequence ATGACGACACGCCCCGCCGCCGTCGCCGTTCTCGATATAGGCAAGTCGAACACCAAGCTCGCCGTGATCGACCGCGCCAGCCGCGCCGTCATCGCGATGCGCAGCATGCGCAGCGCCGTTCTTCCCGCCCCGCCCTATCCGCATTTCGACGTCGAGGCGATCTGGGCCTGGTTCCTCGCCGGTCTCGCAGAAGCGGCGCCGCGCGCGCGAATCGAGGTCATCGCGGTGACGACGCATGGCGCGGCGATCACGCTGATCGACGAGGGCGGCCTCGTCCTGCCGGTGCTCGACTACGAGCACCCCGGGCCGGACGAACTTGCCGATGACTATCGCCGCGCTCGCGGCGCCTTCGGGGAGATCCTGTCGCCGGACCTGCCGGGCGGGCTCAATGCCGGCCGCCAGCTGTTCTGGTTGGCGCGGCGCTTCCCGCACGATTTCGCTCGGGCGTCGGCCATCCTGCCTTATCCGCAATACTGGGTCTGGCGGCTCACGGGAACGCGCGTCGCCGAGCCGACCGCCTTCGGGGCGCACACCGACCTCTGGAACGCCGGCGCCGGCGATTATTCGGCCCTTGCCCACCGCGAAGGATGGGCCTCGCTCTTTCCGCCCCGAATAGCGCCCTGGGGCATCGCGGGGGCCATCTTGCCGGAGCTCGCCGCCGCGGCCGGCCTGCCGGAGGATTGCCGCGTCGTCGCCGGCATCCACGACTCGAATGCCAGCCTGCTGCCGCATATCCTGAACCGGCCGCTTCCCTTCGCCGTCATCTCGACCGGTACCTGGATGATCACCTTCGCCGCTGGCGGCAGCCTCGACCGGCTCGATCCCGCGCGCGGCGGCCTCGCCTATGTCGACGCCTTCGGTCGGCCGGTCTCCTCGACCATGTCCATGACCGGCCGCGAGTTCGAGATCCTGACCGAAGGCGCCGCGGTCGAGCCGACCGATGCCGACATCGCCACCGTCATCGAGCGACGCATCATGGCGCTGCCGGGCTTCGTTCCGGGTTCCGGGCCGTTCGGCAGCCGAAAAGGCTCCTGGTCGCACGACGCCGCCAAGCTCACGCCGGGCGAGCGGACGGCCGCCGCGACGCTCTATGCCGCGCTCGTCGCAGAGGTGTCGCTGACGCTCGCCGGAGCGGAGGGTCCGGTGCTGATCGAGGGGCCGCTCGCGCGCAATCGCCTGTTTCTCTCTGCCCTGGCGGCGCTGGTGCCGCGGCCGGTCATCGGCCGCCCTGATGCGACCGGCACCACCGAAGGCGCCGCCCTTCTCGCCGATGGACCGGACGGCGCCCTCGCCCTCGCCGACCCGCCGCCCGCACCCTCGCTCGGCGCCGGCTTCGCCGACTATGCCGCCGACTGGCGGTCCGCGACCGGCGCATAA